From one Macrobrachium nipponense isolate FS-2020 chromosome 37, ASM1510439v2, whole genome shotgun sequence genomic stretch:
- the LOC135208947 gene encoding neuronal acetylcholine receptor subunit alpha-10-like isoform X2: protein MDDGDTSNYQSNGEFDLMEFSATRNITYYSCCPEPYPDITYTIKIRRRPMFYVFNLILPCVLINGIALLVFYVPSESGEKVTLGISSLLSMTVFLMTIRESLPPTEKTPLISMYYGVTICLVSFASGLSVLTLNIHHRGIRGLEVPTVVKKVVLGGMARLVFLHFEPQTSVKDDKTILQNDLRPEPCGRTDSMSMEKIHIRELDVTDNFRMSPRSAQRQQMGPNNDTPTATPTATQVTGVPGVRSRPAGLLLAVDSHSDDDYTIFLAPRSLTTSLSRF from the exons ATGGACGACGGAGATACCTCCAACTACCAGAGCAACGGAGAGTTCGACCTGATGGAGTTCTCCGCCACCAGGAACATTACGTATTATTCGTGTTGTCCAGAGCCCTACCCTGACATCACCTACACCATCAAGATCAGAAGAAGACCCATGTTCTATGTCTTCAACTTAATTCTGCCGTGCGTTCTCATCAACGGCATTg CGCTGCTGGTGTTCTACGTTCCGAGCGAATCCGGGGAGAAGGTGACCCTGGGGATCTCGTCCCTTTTATCTATGACTGTTTTTCTCATGACGATCCGGGAGAGCCTCCCCCCGACGGAGAAGACGCCTCTCATAA GTATGTACTACGGCGTTACAATCTGCCTCGTCAGCTTCGCCTCTGGGCTGTCAGTGCTGACGCTGAACATACACCACCGGGGAATCAGAGGGCTGGAGGTTCCCACTGTGGTCAAAAAAGTAGTTTTAGGAGGAATGGCCCGACTCGTCTTCCTCCATTTTGAGCCCCAGACGTCTGTCAAGGATGATAAGACCATCCTACAAAAC GATTTAAGACCCGAACCCTGCGGTCGCACGGACTCCATGAGCATGGAAAAAATCCACATCCGCGAGTTAGATGTGACAGATAACTTCCGCATGTCACCGAGATCTGCCCAGAGGCAGCAAATGGGTCCCAACAACGATACCCCGACAGCCACGCCTACAGCAACACAGGTCACAG GTGTCCCTGGTGTGCGATCGCGTCCTGCTGGCCTGCTTCTTGCTGTCGACAGTCATAGCGACGACGACTATACTATTTTCCTCGCCCCACGGTCCTTGACAACATCTCTGTCGCGTTTCTAG
- the LOC135208947 gene encoding neuronal acetylcholine receptor subunit alpha-7-like isoform X1 — translation MDDGDTSNYQSNGEFDLMEFSATRNITYYSCCPEPYPDITYTIKIRRRPMFYVFNLILPCVLINGIALLVFYVPSESGEKVTLGISSLLSMTVFLMTIRESLPPTEKTPLISMYYGVTICLVSFASGLSVLTLNIHHRGIRGLEVPTVVKKVVLGGMARLVFLHFEPQTSVKDDKTILQNDLRPEPCGRTDSMSMEKIHIRELDVTDNFRMSPRSAQRQQMGPNNDTPTATPTATQVTEFEQHFVRVLNKVYQTIEKNEMRLGEHDRREAVRVEWQQVSLVCDRVLLACFLLSTVIATTTILFSSPHGP, via the exons ATGGACGACGGAGATACCTCCAACTACCAGAGCAACGGAGAGTTCGACCTGATGGAGTTCTCCGCCACCAGGAACATTACGTATTATTCGTGTTGTCCAGAGCCCTACCCTGACATCACCTACACCATCAAGATCAGAAGAAGACCCATGTTCTATGTCTTCAACTTAATTCTGCCGTGCGTTCTCATCAACGGCATTg CGCTGCTGGTGTTCTACGTTCCGAGCGAATCCGGGGAGAAGGTGACCCTGGGGATCTCGTCCCTTTTATCTATGACTGTTTTTCTCATGACGATCCGGGAGAGCCTCCCCCCGACGGAGAAGACGCCTCTCATAA GTATGTACTACGGCGTTACAATCTGCCTCGTCAGCTTCGCCTCTGGGCTGTCAGTGCTGACGCTGAACATACACCACCGGGGAATCAGAGGGCTGGAGGTTCCCACTGTGGTCAAAAAAGTAGTTTTAGGAGGAATGGCCCGACTCGTCTTCCTCCATTTTGAGCCCCAGACGTCTGTCAAGGATGATAAGACCATCCTACAAAAC GATTTAAGACCCGAACCCTGCGGTCGCACGGACTCCATGAGCATGGAAAAAATCCACATCCGCGAGTTAGATGTGACAGATAACTTCCGCATGTCACCGAGATCTGCCCAGAGGCAGCAAATGGGTCCCAACAACGATACCCCGACAGCCACGCCTACAGCAACACAGGTCACAG AGTTCGAGCAGCACTTCGTCCGCGTTCTGAACAAGGTCTACCAGACGATCGAGAAGAACGAGATGCGTCTCGGAGAGCACGACAGACGGGAGGCAGTTAGGGTCGAGTGGCAACAG GTGTCCCTGGTGTGCGATCGCGTCCTGCTGGCCTGCTTCTTGCTGTCGACAGTCATAGCGACGACGACTATACTATTTTCCTCGCCCCACGGTCCTTGA